One Natrinema marinum genomic window carries:
- a CDS encoding helix-turn-helix transcriptional regulator, producing the protein MKSDLNVYRAKHDITQEELAKEVGVTRQTINAIETGRYDPSLDLAFKLSDYFECDIEDLFSPE; encoded by the coding sequence ATGAAGTCTGATCTGAATGTTTATCGTGCCAAGCACGACATTACGCAGGAGGAATTGGCTAAGGAAGTTGGAGTTACCCGTCAGACCATCAATGCCATTGAAACGGGACGCTACGATCCATCACTTGACCTCGCGTTCAAGCTTTCCGATTACTTTGAATGTGATATAGAGGACCTGTTCTCCCCTGAATAG
- the rnhB gene encoding ribonuclease HII — translation MPFGVDEAGKGPALGSMFAAAVHCEDSSALPDGIKDSKRLSPERREDLAATLREDDRIAVGVAEITPARIDDPETDMNSLAVAAHAAAIAGVADCLERDATGAPLTGLCDACDTDAERFARRVTEACSLPTLEIDARHGADDESPLVGAASIVAKVERDAHVAALADEYGPVGSGYPGDSTTREFLETYVDDHGDLPPFARESWSTCKNLLADAEQTGLEQF, via the coding sequence GTGCCATTCGGCGTCGACGAGGCCGGCAAGGGCCCCGCGCTGGGGTCGATGTTCGCCGCGGCCGTCCACTGCGAGGACTCGAGCGCCCTCCCCGACGGCATCAAGGACTCCAAACGGCTCTCTCCCGAACGCCGCGAGGACCTGGCGGCGACCCTGCGCGAGGACGACCGGATCGCGGTCGGCGTCGCCGAGATCACGCCGGCCCGGATCGACGACCCGGAGACGGACATGAACTCGCTGGCGGTCGCAGCCCACGCCGCAGCGATCGCGGGGGTGGCCGACTGCCTCGAGCGCGACGCAACGGGCGCCCCGCTCACCGGCCTCTGTGACGCCTGCGACACCGACGCCGAGCGCTTCGCGCGCCGCGTGACCGAGGCCTGCTCGCTCCCCACCCTCGAGATCGACGCCCGCCACGGCGCCGACGACGAGTCGCCGCTGGTCGGCGCGGCCAGCATCGTCGCCAAGGTCGAACGCGACGCCCACGTCGCCGCGCTGGCCGACGAGTACGGCCCGGTCGGTAGCGGTTATCCGGGCGATTCGACCACCCGCGAGTTCCTCGAGACGTACGTCGACGACCACGGCGACCTCCCGCCGTTCGCGCGCGAATCGTGGTCGACCTGCAAGAACCTCCTCGCCGACGCCGAGCAGACCGGGCTCGAGCAGTTTTGA
- a CDS encoding SAM hydrolase/SAM-dependent halogenase family protein: protein MITLASDFGTPYPAAMKGVLLQRTDARLVDIAHDFPRQDVRAAAFWLREVLPYFPPATHLVVIDPGVGTDRDALVVRAGDHALVGPDNGVLLPAARRLAGADSDWLEAYAVDETRLEPVEPAGESAGAASATALSGDGGPASATFHGRDVFAPAAAAVHEAELDALDDLEWLAPTAFDADLELPTAELAEGRAIGEVLVVDGFGNAITNVPGSSLDGRERIAANGEVVPVGETFAAVPAGERLATVGSHGYVELDVNRGRGDEAFGLAAGDRVVLEPADDADC from the coding sequence ATGATCACGCTCGCGTCTGACTTCGGGACGCCGTACCCGGCGGCGATGAAGGGCGTCCTGCTGCAGCGAACGGACGCCAGGCTGGTCGATATTGCACACGATTTCCCCCGGCAAGACGTTCGCGCGGCCGCCTTCTGGCTGCGGGAGGTCCTCCCCTATTTTCCGCCGGCGACCCACCTCGTCGTGATCGATCCCGGCGTCGGCACCGACCGCGACGCGCTCGTCGTTCGCGCTGGCGACCACGCACTTGTCGGCCCCGACAACGGCGTCTTGCTCCCCGCCGCACGCCGACTGGCGGGCGCCGATTCCGATTGGCTCGAGGCCTACGCCGTCGACGAAACCCGCCTCGAGCCGGTCGAGCCGGCCGGCGAGAGCGCGGGGGCCGCGAGCGCGACGGCGCTGTCGGGGGACGGCGGCCCGGCGAGCGCCACGTTCCACGGCCGAGACGTGTTCGCGCCGGCTGCCGCGGCCGTCCACGAGGCCGAACTCGACGCGCTCGACGACCTCGAGTGGCTCGCGCCGACCGCGTTCGACGCCGACCTCGAGCTGCCGACCGCCGAACTCGCAGAGGGGCGCGCGATCGGCGAGGTGCTCGTCGTCGACGGCTTCGGTAACGCGATCACGAACGTGCCGGGCTCGTCTCTCGACGGGCGCGAGCGGATCGCGGCGAACGGCGAGGTCGTTCCGGTCGGCGAGACGTTCGCGGCCGTTCCCGCCGGCGAGCGGCTGGCGACCGTCGGGAGCCACGGCTACGTCGAACTCGACGTCAACCGGGGGCGCGGCGACGAAGCCTTCGGACTCGCGGCCGGCGACCGGGTGGTCCTCGAGCCGGCCGACGACGCCGATTGCTGA
- a CDS encoding nicotinamide-nucleotide adenylyltransferase — MTRGFYIGRFQPFHNGHRSMVEQIAEDVDELVLGIGSADNSHTVRDPFTAGERIMMITKSLVDTDLVTYAVPIEDLERNSVWVSHVQSMSPDFDVAYSNNPLVIQLFREADIEIRQSPMFNREVLEGSEVRQRMITGGDWESLVPEAVVEVVEEMDGIERIQMVSDSDSNGA; from the coding sequence ATGACTCGGGGGTTCTACATCGGCCGGTTTCAGCCCTTCCACAACGGTCACCGGAGCATGGTCGAGCAGATCGCCGAGGACGTCGACGAGCTCGTCCTCGGGATCGGGAGCGCCGACAACTCACACACCGTCCGGGATCCGTTCACCGCCGGCGAACGGATCATGATGATCACGAAGTCGCTGGTCGACACCGATCTCGTGACCTACGCCGTCCCGATCGAGGACCTGGAGCGCAACTCGGTGTGGGTCAGTCACGTCCAGAGCATGAGCCCCGATTTCGACGTGGCGTACTCGAACAACCCGCTGGTCATCCAGCTCTTTCGCGAGGCCGACATCGAGATCCGCCAGTCGCCGATGTTCAACCGCGAGGTGCTCGAGGGATCTGAGGTCCGCCAGCGGATGATCACCGGCGGCGACTGGGAGTCGCTGGTCCCCGAGGCCGTCGTGGAGGTCGTCGAGGAGATGGACGGCATCGAGCGCATCCAGATGGTCAGCGACTCCGATTCGAACGGGGCCTAA
- the lonB gene encoding ATP-dependent protease LonB, whose product MSNDTNVDDPPEDAPDAAPDGDSVEEQRERQGERSPYEEDGDRRTDVDDPTDERSRSSDEDDIETVNDLGSTVEVDPGVEVDEEIAEDDLLGGLKIDSTEDIEVPDRLVDQVIGQDEARDIIIKAAKQRRHVMMIGSPGTGKSMLAKAMSQLLPKEDLQDVLVYHNPDDGNEPKVRTVPAGKGEQIIDAHKEEARKRNQMRSILMWIIIAIVVGYAILSGSILLGILAAGIIWLIFRYTSRGTDAMVPNMIVNNGDQRVAPFEDATGAHAGALLGDVRHDPFQSGGMETPSHDRVEPGAIHKSNKGVLFVDEINTLDIRTQQKLMTAIQEGEFAITGQSERSSGAMVQTEPVPCDFIMVAAGNLDAMENMHPALRNRIKGYGYEVYMDDTIEDTPEMRRKYARFVAQEVERDGRLPHFTDDAVEEVILEAKRRSGRKNHLTLLFRSLGGLVRVAGDIARAEDREFTTREDVLQAKQRSRSIEQQLADDYIERRKDYELQVNEGGVEGRVNGLAVMGEDSGIMLPVMAEIAPAQGGGQVIATGKLKEMAEESVQNVSAIIKKFSDVDLSEKDIHIQFVQAGQQGVDGDSASITVATAVISALENIPVDQSVAMTGSLSVRGDVLPVGGVTHKIEAAAKAGCSKVIIPEANEQDVMIEEEYEEMIEIIPCANISEVLDVALMGEPKKDSLVDRLKSITGSAFDQGTVGSAGGSNPSPQ is encoded by the coding sequence ATGAGTAACGATACGAACGTTGACGACCCTCCCGAAGACGCTCCGGACGCCGCTCCCGACGGGGACTCCGTCGAAGAGCAGCGCGAGCGTCAGGGAGAACGGTCGCCGTACGAGGAGGACGGCGACCGTCGCACTGACGTCGACGATCCGACCGACGAGCGCTCGAGGTCGTCCGACGAGGACGACATCGAGACCGTCAACGACCTCGGCAGTACGGTCGAGGTCGATCCCGGCGTCGAGGTCGACGAGGAGATCGCCGAGGACGACCTCCTCGGCGGCCTCAAGATCGACTCGACGGAGGACATCGAGGTCCCCGATCGGCTCGTCGATCAGGTCATCGGCCAGGACGAAGCACGAGATATTATCATCAAAGCGGCCAAGCAGCGCCGGCACGTCATGATGATCGGCTCGCCAGGGACCGGCAAGTCGATGCTGGCGAAGGCGATGAGCCAACTGCTGCCCAAGGAGGATCTTCAGGACGTTTTAGTCTACCACAACCCGGACGACGGCAACGAGCCGAAGGTCCGCACCGTTCCCGCCGGCAAGGGCGAACAGATCATCGACGCTCACAAGGAGGAAGCCCGCAAGCGCAACCAGATGCGCTCGATCCTGATGTGGATCATCATCGCGATCGTCGTCGGGTACGCGATCCTCTCGGGAAGCATCCTGCTGGGGATCCTCGCGGCAGGGATCATCTGGCTGATCTTCCGCTACACCTCGCGCGGTACGGACGCGATGGTGCCCAACATGATCGTCAACAACGGCGATCAGCGCGTCGCTCCCTTCGAGGACGCGACCGGTGCCCACGCCGGCGCACTGCTGGGTGACGTCCGCCACGACCCGTTCCAGTCCGGCGGCATGGAGACGCCGAGCCACGACCGTGTCGAACCCGGCGCAATCCACAAATCGAACAAGGGCGTGCTGTTCGTCGACGAGATCAACACGCTCGACATCCGGACCCAGCAGAAGCTGATGACCGCCATTCAGGAAGGCGAGTTCGCCATCACGGGCCAGTCCGAGCGCTCCTCGGGCGCGATGGTCCAGACCGAGCCCGTCCCCTGTGACTTCATCATGGTCGCGGCTGGCAACCTCGACGCCATGGAGAACATGCACCCCGCGCTCCGCAACCGGATCAAGGGGTACGGCTACGAGGTCTACATGGACGACACCATCGAGGACACCCCCGAGATGCGACGCAAGTACGCCCGCTTCGTCGCTCAGGAGGTCGAACGCGACGGCCGTCTCCCCCACTTCACGGACGACGCCGTCGAAGAGGTCATCCTCGAGGCCAAGCGCCGGTCGGGCCGGAAGAACCACCTCACGCTGCTGTTCCGCAGCCTCGGTGGCCTGGTCCGCGTCGCCGGCGACATCGCCCGCGCCGAGGACCGCGAGTTCACCACCCGCGAAGACGTGCTGCAGGCCAAGCAGCGCTCGCGTTCGATCGAGCAACAGCTCGCCGACGACTACATCGAGCGCCGCAAGGACTACGAGCTGCAGGTCAACGAGGGCGGCGTCGAAGGTCGCGTCAACGGCCTCGCCGTCATGGGCGAGGACTCGGGCATCATGCTCCCCGTGATGGCCGAGATCGCGCCCGCCCAGGGTGGCGGTCAGGTGATCGCCACCGGCAAGCTCAAAGAGATGGCCGAGGAGTCCGTCCAGAACGTCTCCGCGATCATCAAGAAGTTCTCCGACGTCGACCTCTCGGAGAAGGACATCCACATCCAGTTCGTTCAGGCCGGCCAACAGGGCGTCGACGGCGACTCCGCCTCCATCACGGTGGCGACCGCCGTCATCTCCGCGCTCGAGAACATCCCGGTCGACCAGTCGGTCGCCATGACGGGATCGCTCTCCGTGCGCGGCGACGTGCTTCCGGTCGGCGGGGTCACCCACAAGATCGAGGCCGCGGCAAAGGCCGGCTGCAGCAAGGTCATCATTCCCGAAGCGAACGAACAGGACGTGATGATCGAAGAGGAGTACGAGGAAATGATCGAGATCATCCCCTGTGCGAACATCAGCGAGGTCTTAGATGTCGCCCTGATGGGCGAACCGAAGAAGGATTCGCTGGTCGATCGACTCAAGTCGATCACCGGTTCGGCGTTCGACCAGGGGACCGTCGGCTCCGCCGGCGGCTCGAACCCGAGTCCGCAGTAA
- a CDS encoding amidohydrolase family protein: MLELEHGFRVVDIATRLPPADGSGGPRRRTITADRLEREMHQAGITKAIVFPPTRRDGSYLAPNNGVARRSVDRPFAAFARINGTETPGRKATGRLHNALSRREDHHTSPDDVEKYAYDDRFHGFVLDPAVDDYPDEEVLAALEAVGLPVIVRGGVKAPPETLAETLLERSFPVVVGRFGGHPLNRELMDEMIDLLDEYDDCYLETSFVRYREQLERALLEHPDRVLFGSGAPACHPNVAVMEILTLDVSEDMLRRAFSKNACRVIDALAPDADT; encoded by the coding sequence ATGCTGGAGCTGGAACACGGATTTCGCGTCGTCGACATCGCGACGCGGCTGCCGCCGGCCGACGGCAGCGGGGGGCCCCGGAGACGAACGATCACGGCCGACCGACTCGAGCGGGAAATGCACCAGGCAGGGATCACGAAGGCGATCGTCTTCCCGCCGACGCGGCGGGACGGGAGCTACCTCGCGCCGAACAACGGCGTCGCCAGACGCAGCGTCGACCGGCCGTTCGCCGCCTTCGCCCGGATCAACGGGACCGAGACGCCGGGCCGGAAGGCGACTGGCCGGCTCCACAACGCCCTGAGTCGCCGCGAGGACCACCACACCTCCCCCGACGACGTCGAGAAGTACGCCTACGACGACCGCTTCCACGGGTTCGTCCTCGATCCCGCCGTCGACGACTATCCCGACGAGGAGGTCCTCGCAGCCCTCGAGGCCGTCGGACTGCCCGTGATCGTCCGCGGCGGCGTCAAGGCGCCCCCTGAGACGCTCGCTGAGACGCTGCTCGAGCGCTCCTTCCCCGTCGTCGTCGGCCGATTCGGCGGCCACCCGCTGAACCGCGAACTGATGGACGAAATGATCGACCTCCTCGACGAGTACGACGACTGCTACCTCGAGACGAGTTTCGTCCGCTACCGCGAGCAACTCGAGCGCGCCCTCCTCGAGCACCCCGACCGCGTCCTCTTCGGCAGCGGCGCGCCCGCCTGTCATCCCAACGTCGCCGTCATGGAGATCCTCACCCTCGACGTCTCGGAGGACATGCTCCGCCGGGCGTTCTCGAAGAACGCCTGCCGCGTGATCGACGCGCTCGCGCCGGACGCCGACACCTGA
- a CDS encoding glycerate kinase type-2 family protein, with the protein MTEPTIENRDCLASSEARDAALACVEAGIAAGHPRAVVRDAVSLADDTLRVADATYDLREYDELVVLGGGNAAAHVAAVLETVLGDRIDGGVVVTDDPADTARVAVREGDHPVPSERGVDGTREVLEAADAAGEGTLVLAAITGGGSALMAAPAGGVSLADLQATTDALLESGADIGEINAVRKHLSALKGGRLARRTAPATIAAVILSDVVGNDLSVIASGPLAPDASTFDDALAVLARYEIDAPETVVDRLERGAAGEIAETPGPDDSAFEAVSNHVVADGMTVLEAARDAVVERGYEPLILSSRVRGEAREAATTHVAVAAEIRATGTPLEPPAAILSGGETTVTVRGDGTGGPNQEFATSAALELAEGDENGSEGHVTVAAVDTDGIDGATDAAGALVDGTTVVDPDAAREALAENDVHPYLESRGALVRTGRTGTNLNDLRILIVK; encoded by the coding sequence ATGACCGAGCCGACGATCGAGAACCGCGACTGTCTCGCCTCGAGCGAGGCCCGCGATGCCGCGCTCGCCTGTGTCGAGGCCGGAATCGCGGCGGGCCATCCCCGCGCTGTCGTCCGCGACGCCGTCTCGCTCGCGGACGATACCCTCCGTGTCGCGGACGCGACGTACGACCTCCGCGAGTACGACGAGCTGGTCGTCCTCGGCGGGGGCAACGCCGCGGCCCACGTCGCCGCCGTGCTCGAGACCGTACTGGGCGATCGGATCGACGGCGGTGTGGTCGTCACGGACGACCCCGCGGACACGGCGCGCGTCGCGGTCCGCGAGGGTGACCACCCCGTTCCCAGTGAGCGCGGCGTCGACGGAACTCGGGAGGTGCTCGAGGCGGCCGACGCGGCCGGCGAGGGGACGCTCGTGCTGGCGGCGATCACCGGCGGCGGCAGCGCGCTCATGGCCGCCCCCGCCGGAGGCGTGTCGCTGGCCGACTTACAGGCGACCACCGACGCCCTGCTCGAGAGCGGGGCCGACATCGGCGAAATCAACGCGGTCCGCAAGCACCTCTCGGCGCTGAAAGGCGGCCGACTGGCGCGCCGGACCGCCCCCGCGACGATCGCCGCCGTGATCCTCTCCGACGTGGTGGGAAACGACCTGAGCGTGATCGCGAGCGGCCCGCTCGCGCCCGACGCGTCGACGTTCGACGACGCGCTCGCGGTCCTCGCACGCTACGAAATCGACGCGCCCGAAACCGTAGTAGACCGCCTCGAGCGCGGCGCGGCCGGCGAGATCGCCGAGACGCCCGGTCCCGACGATTCCGCCTTCGAGGCGGTCTCGAATCACGTCGTCGCCGACGGGATGACCGTGCTCGAGGCCGCTCGCGACGCGGTGGTCGAGCGCGGTTACGAGCCGCTGATACTGTCCTCGCGCGTTCGCGGCGAAGCGCGGGAGGCGGCGACGACCCACGTCGCCGTCGCGGCGGAGATCCGGGCGACGGGCACGCCACTCGAACCGCCGGCCGCGATCCTCTCCGGCGGGGAGACGACGGTGACCGTCCGGGGCGACGGGACCGGCGGGCCGAACCAGGAGTTCGCGACAAGCGCGGCGCTCGAACTCGCCGAGGGCGACGAAAACGGAAGTGAGGGGCACGTCACGGTCGCCGCGGTCGACACCGACGGGATCGACGGGGCGACCGACGCGGCCGGCGCGCTCGTCGACGGGACGACCGTCGTGGACCCGGACGCGGCGCGCGAGGCGCTCGCGGAAAACGACGTCCATCCGTATCTCGAGTCCCGCGGTGCGCTCGTCCGAACGGGGCGGACGGGGACGAATCTGAACGACCTCCGAATACTGATCGTCAAGTAG
- the thsA gene encoding thermosome subunit alpha, producing the protein MFIMSEDSQRTQGRDAQSSNIMAGKAVAESVRTTLGPRGMDKMLVDSGGDVVITNDGATILNEMDIEHPAAQMIVEVADSQEEEVGDGTTTAAVLAGNLLGEAEDLIEQDVHATTIVEGYHEAARIALEAIDEQVNEADVDDDILRQVAESSMTGKGTGGLTAESLAETVVEAIRHVDTDEGVARDNVTVHTQIGASSNATELVPGIVVDEEPVHDAMPSEIEDASIAILDVELDVRTGDVDAEYAIDSIDQLNAAIDAEEGELQGYAETVADSGADVVFTTEDVADRVANALANEGILVFEGLGDSDARQVASATGARRVGALEDLEEADFGSADRIHTENFGDDDLAFVEGGAAAETVTVFVRGGTEHVVDELERAIGDALDVVATALESGEVVPGAGATEIAIADKIRQEAAGIEGRKQLAVTAFADALDVVPRTLAANTGRDPIDALVDLRAAHESEGRAGLITSGDEVTIDDPFEHGVVDPADVKREAVESATEAATMIARIDDVIAAE; encoded by the coding sequence ATGTTCATTATGAGCGAGGATAGCCAGCGAACGCAGGGCCGCGACGCCCAGTCGTCGAACATCATGGCCGGCAAGGCTGTCGCCGAGTCGGTACGTACGACGCTCGGCCCCCGCGGCATGGACAAGATGCTCGTCGATTCCGGCGGGGATGTCGTCATCACAAACGACGGCGCGACCATCCTGAACGAGATGGACATCGAGCACCCCGCGGCCCAGATGATCGTCGAGGTCGCCGACTCCCAGGAGGAGGAAGTCGGCGACGGGACGACGACCGCGGCCGTCCTCGCCGGCAACCTGCTGGGCGAGGCCGAGGACCTGATCGAGCAGGATGTCCACGCGACCACGATCGTCGAGGGCTACCACGAGGCCGCCCGCATCGCTCTGGAGGCCATCGACGAGCAGGTCAACGAGGCCGACGTCGACGACGACATCCTCCGGCAGGTCGCCGAATCGAGCATGACCGGCAAGGGAACCGGCGGCCTCACGGCCGAGTCGCTGGCCGAGACGGTCGTCGAGGCGATCCGCCACGTCGACACCGACGAGGGCGTCGCCCGCGACAACGTCACCGTCCACACCCAGATCGGTGCCTCCTCGAACGCGACCGAACTCGTCCCCGGCATCGTCGTCGACGAGGAGCCCGTCCACGACGCGATGCCCAGCGAGATCGAGGACGCCTCGATCGCCATCCTGGACGTCGAACTCGACGTTCGCACGGGCGACGTCGACGCCGAGTACGCCATCGACTCGATCGACCAGCTCAACGCCGCCATCGACGCCGAGGAAGGCGAACTGCAGGGCTACGCCGAAACCGTCGCCGACAGCGGGGCCGACGTCGTCTTCACCACCGAAGACGTCGCCGACCGCGTCGCCAACGCCCTCGCCAACGAGGGCATCCTCGTCTTCGAGGGACTGGGCGACAGCGACGCCCGACAGGTCGCCTCCGCGACCGGCGCTCGCCGCGTCGGCGCACTCGAGGACCTAGAGGAGGCGGACTTCGGCTCCGCCGACCGCATCCACACCGAGAACTTCGGCGACGACGATCTGGCGTTCGTCGAGGGCGGCGCGGCCGCCGAGACCGTCACCGTCTTCGTCCGCGGCGGCACCGAACACGTCGTCGACGAACTCGAGCGTGCCATCGGCGACGCGCTGGACGTCGTCGCAACGGCGCTGGAATCCGGCGAGGTCGTCCCCGGCGCGGGCGCGACCGAGATCGCGATCGCGGACAAGATCCGGCAGGAAGCCGCCGGTATCGAGGGCCGCAAACAGCTCGCCGTAACGGCCTTCGCCGACGCGCTCGATGTCGTTCCCCGAACGCTGGCGGCCAACACCGGCCGCGACCCCATCGACGCGCTCGTGGACCTTCGTGCCGCCCACGAGTCCGAGGGCCGGGCCGGTCTGATCACCAGCGGTGACGAGGTCACGATCGACGATCCCTTCGAGCACGGCGTCGTCGACCCCGCCGACGTCAAGCGCGAAGCCGTCGAGAGCGCGACCGAGGCCGCCACGATGATCGCCCGCATCGACGACGTCATCGCCGCGGAGTAG
- a CDS encoding HalOD1 output domain-containing protein produces the protein MSGTAPRANLTPIGTTTGRTVYYDEGRETYHTWCDEGAYEPVSTALLMTVSSVLEVEPDDLEPLSECVEPDALNALFVHWRGDEPRVGDGSISFTFSQCAVTVRADGEIVIDPTRRRLRPADD, from the coding sequence ATGTCCGGAACCGCTCCGCGAGCGAACCTGACGCCTATCGGTACCACGACCGGCCGAACGGTCTACTACGACGAGGGCCGGGAAACCTACCACACGTGGTGCGACGAGGGGGCATACGAGCCAGTGAGCACGGCCCTGCTCATGACCGTCTCGTCGGTGCTCGAGGTCGAGCCCGACGACCTCGAGCCGCTCTCGGAGTGCGTCGAACCGGACGCGTTGAACGCGCTGTTCGTCCACTGGCGCGGCGACGAGCCCCGCGTCGGCGACGGTTCGATCTCCTTTACGTTCTCCCAGTGCGCCGTGACGGTGCGTGCCGACGGCGAGATCGTGATCGATCCGACGCGGCGGCGTCTCCGGCCCGCGGACGACTGA
- a CDS encoding CPBP family glutamic-type intramembrane protease — translation MPEWATFVGLTGVVLVLLLVLSHLTQSAFSDGDADGTNRTTDPSDETGVATDPDRVDIAVDLPPRDSESTVDPPAETDPDRRPAGAPRPDSGDGTRAGEPATPHSPSSVADAADDRDRSDRRDSSEPAASVATDDRRRRPVERGVDPDSLSTGMVLANVAFSQGLFALVLLGAAVYTAIPPSALGVEFSLAYLETGLVLGTVAGIVFYAANELAAAAATRFGFDHEEQLRELLSPDSTRGWLLLLLGVLPIVAGFEELLFRAALIGVPAAGFGISPWLLAVGSSVAFALGHGMQGSVGVVVTGLLGFVLAAVFVVTGSLLVVVVAHYLVNALEFVVHEGLEFEWAETLEG, via the coding sequence ATGCCCGAGTGGGCGACGTTCGTCGGCCTGACGGGCGTCGTCCTCGTCTTATTGCTCGTTCTTTCGCACCTGACCCAATCGGCGTTTAGCGACGGCGACGCGGACGGAACCAACCGGACCACGGACCCGTCCGACGAGACCGGGGTCGCAACTGACCCGGACCGCGTCGACATCGCGGTCGACTTACCGCCACGCGATTCGGAGTCGACCGTCGACCCGCCCGCGGAGACCGATCCGGATCGACGCCCCGCCGGCGCGCCGAGGCCCGACTCCGGCGACGGAACTCGAGCCGGCGAGCCGGCGACTCCGCACTCGCCTTCGAGCGTGGCGGACGCCGCCGACGATCGGGATAGATCCGATCGACGCGACTCGAGCGAGCCGGCCGCTTCGGTCGCGACGGACGACCGTCGCCGACGGCCGGTCGAACGCGGCGTCGACCCCGACTCGCTGTCGACCGGGATGGTCCTCGCGAACGTCGCCTTCTCGCAGGGGCTGTTCGCGCTCGTGTTGCTCGGCGCGGCGGTCTACACGGCGATTCCCCCGTCCGCGCTGGGCGTCGAGTTCTCCTTGGCCTACCTCGAGACGGGACTCGTCCTGGGAACGGTCGCCGGGATCGTCTTCTACGCCGCGAACGAACTCGCCGCGGCGGCCGCGACTCGCTTTGGCTTCGACCACGAGGAGCAACTGCGCGAACTGCTCTCGCCCGACTCGACCCGGGGCTGGCTGCTCCTCTTGCTCGGGGTCTTGCCGATCGTCGCCGGCTTCGAGGAACTCCTCTTCCGGGCGGCGCTGATCGGCGTCCCCGCCGCCGGCTTCGGGATCTCGCCGTGGCTGCTCGCGGTCGGCTCGTCGGTCGCGTTCGCGCTCGGCCACGGGATGCAGGGCTCGGTCGGCGTCGTCGTCACCGGGCTCCTCGGGTTCGTCCTCGCGGCGGTCTTCGTCGTCACCGGAAGCCTGCTGGTCGTCGTCGTCGCCCACTACCTCGTCAACGCCCTCGAGTTCGTCGTCCACGAGGGCCTCGAGTTCGAGTGGGCCGAAACCCTCGAAGGCTAA